The genomic window AGCCCCGAAGATAGGCTGGGGATCATCGGCGGTAATGGTGCAGGTAAGTCCACATTAATGAATATAATTACTGGACGGGTAGAGCCAGATCAGGGTAGTGTAGAAATTGGTTCTACCATTCACATCGGTTACTTTGACCAACATTCTGAAGAATTGCTCACAGCTTTAGATGAAAATCAGCGCGTGATTGACTACATTAAAGAAGAGGGTGAATTCGTCAAAATTGCCGATGGGACTAAAATCACTGCTTCCCAGATGTTAGAACGGTTTCTCTTTCCGGGGAATCAACAGTACGCTCCCATTCATAAACTCTCAGGCGGTGAGAAACGGCGGTTATTTCTGTTGCGAATCCTCATTGGTGCGCCGAATGTGCTAATTTTAGACGAACCAACCAATGATTTGGATGTACAGACATTGGCAGTATTAGAGGAATACCTAGAAGATTTTAGCGGTTGTGTCATCGTAGTTTCCCACGATCGCTACTTTTTAGATCGCACTGTCGATACAATATTCGCATTAGAAGCAGATGGAAACCTGCGCTCATATCCAGGCAATTATTCGGTGTATCTTGACTATAGGAAAACCGAAGAAGCACAACAAAACACCACCAACAATAAAGAAAAAACAAAAAATTCTGAAGAATCAAAAGTTACATCCCAAACTAAAGATGTAGAAAATAAAAAGCGACGCAGGTTATCTAATTGGGAAAAACGGGAATTTCAGCAGCTAGAAGGCAAAATTGCTCAGTTAGAGGTTGACAAAGCATCTGCTGAACAAGCACTAGTAAAAGTCTCTCCCGGCAATTATACCCAAGTCCAACAACTCTACGACCAAGTAGAGAGGATCAAACAAGCAATTGATAACGCTACCGAACGCTGGTTAGAATTAGCTGAGATTGAGTCTTCGGAGAATGGGTGAGAGTAAAATGAACGCTCTAAGGCAAAATTTACTACCAACCTTGGCATTGAATGATGCACAATATAAGCATATTTGTCAAGTAAATCGTGATTTAGACATGGAGCGTACATATGAGGGGAGATTGATTACTATACTACCCACAGACACGTTAGGGATTGGTTTTCTGGACCCTAAAGCTGGGAAAACCTCAAATGACACAGACACTACTTGGAAAAAATGTGAACCTGGGGATAGTTAGACTATATTGTCTGGGAATCACCAAGGGAAACTAATTCTTTAACAATTCTGCAACTGAGTTTACCAAAAGTTTGCCGTAGTCATGAAAGTCAGATGTTACCCTTTGTCTGAGTGGGAGATTTGACTGGGTTCTCATGTTACTTTTGTTCACCTGGCTATAGATAACTTTAGCCGTGCATCCAATAGTTAGATATAGTGCCAAGTAATGATCATGATCAATCATCATACTCAAGACCTCCGCTCAAACGCTATTCACTTTTTAGAGCAAACTCCGCCACAACGTCTACAAATTCTCCAAGAATTAGGCTTAGGACGCTACCATTTTTTGACTAAAATACGTCTCAATGATGCCAACATCAATTGTGTGATGGAATTTTTGCAAAATCCTAGTCAAGTCAAATTCCCTAACTTATCTGGGGCTGATTTATCGGGGATGATTTTAAATGAGGTGAATTTGATTCGGGGTAATTTAACAGGGGCAAACTTACAAGGTAGTAGTCTATTAAATGCCGACCTTATTTTTGTCAATTTTACCAAAGCTGACTTGAGAAAGGCAGATTTAAGAGGAGCAGCACTCAATGAGACTATTTGGTTAGATGCACTAGTTGATGAGTGTCAGATGGGCTTAGGTAACGGCTTGACAAAGCAGCAACGTAAAGATTTACAACTGCGTGGAGCTAGGTTTAACTATTTGGCAGATGATTAATTAACATCCCAACAATTATCAGATTGCTAGATTCATACTGGTGCGGACAAGTCAATGATTAACTCCATCAAACTCCCCCAAAAACTTATGTTATTGGGTGCAGGGGAACTCGGCAAAGAATTTGTAATTGCAGCGCAACGACTCGGTAATTATGTGATAGCAGTTGACCGTTATCCTAATGCACCAGCGATGCAAGTTGCTGATTGTTGTGAAGTCATATCAATGCTGAGTGCTGATGATTTAGAAGCTGTAGTCACTCAGCATAAACCTGACTTGATCATCCCAGAAATTGAAGCAATTAGGACGGAGAAACTGCTGGAATTTGAACAGCGAGGGATAACTGTGATCCCCACAGCAGCCGCGACTAATTACACAATGAACCGCGACAGAATTAGGGAATTAGCCCATCAAGAATTAGGCATTAGAACTGCTAAATATGGTTATGCAGTCAGCTTAGAAGAATTAATTGCAGTTGCCGATCAAATTGGGTTTCCTAATGTGATTAAACCTGTGATGTCCTCCTCTGGAAAAGGGCAATCTGTAGTCCAAAATAGAGATGAAGTAGAACAGGCTTGGAATTATGCGATCGCAAATTCTAGAGGCGACAGTCAAAAGGTAATTATCGAAGAGTTTATTAACTTTGAAATCGAAATTACACTGCTAACAATTAAACAGTGGAATGACCCGACAATTTACTGTGAACCCATTGGACATCGGCAAGAAAGAGGCGATTATCAAGAGTCTTGGCAACCCGCAGAAATATCACCAGATAAAATATTACAAGCCCAAGAAATAGCGAAAAAAGTCACCGATGCTTTAGGGGGTGCGGGTATTTTTGGTGTAGAGTTTTTTATCACCAAAGATGAGGTAATTTTCTCTGAACTTTCTCCCCGTCCTCATGATACGGGCATGGTGACATTAATTTCCCAAAATCTCAACGAATTTGAGTTACATCTGCGGGCAATTTTAGGCTTACCAATTCCTCATATAGAACTGTTGGGGGCTTCAGCTAGTGCGGTGATTTTAGCTTCAGAAAAATCAGACTCTATTACTTTTACAGGTGTAGCTGAAGCTTTGTCAGAAAAAGATGTAGATATTAAATTATTTGGTAAACCAACCGCCCATCCTTATCGTCGTATGGGGGTAGCTTTAGCTAAGGCTGATAATGTGCAAGAAGCTAGAGACAAAGCGACGAAAGCAGCAAGTAAAATTCAAATTATTAGTCATTAGGGACTGGGGACTGGGGACTGGGATTACCGGTAAGTTTCCAGGCGATCGCCACTGCCGGAATCAAGTAAGCTAAAATCAACACCCCATACTGGGCTACTTGCGTCCGCACCAAATAAATGATGTAGAGACGTTGCATGCAACGTCTCTACAGTCCAGAATAAAGCGCATCTTCATTAAGAAACGGTATAAAGTCCTTACTACGAAATCAATCCTATTTTTTTACATTACTTAACATAAATTGTTTTTTTCAAGTCGTTTTACTTATCTGCGATTGCGACATTGTAGTGGGTAGCGATTGCGCCGCCATGTTGTCCAACCATCTGCGATCTTAGTCTGACTGTTGTATCTGAGATACCAATTATCTTGCTCTGCGCCTAAATAACGAATACCTAAATCCTGT from Nostoc sp. UHCC 0870 includes these protein-coding regions:
- the purT gene encoding formate-dependent phosphoribosylglycinamide formyltransferase; its protein translation is MINSIKLPQKLMLLGAGELGKEFVIAAQRLGNYVIAVDRYPNAPAMQVADCCEVISMLSADDLEAVVTQHKPDLIIPEIEAIRTEKLLEFEQRGITVIPTAAATNYTMNRDRIRELAHQELGIRTAKYGYAVSLEELIAVADQIGFPNVIKPVMSSSGKGQSVVQNRDEVEQAWNYAIANSRGDSQKVIIEEFINFEIEITLLTIKQWNDPTIYCEPIGHRQERGDYQESWQPAEISPDKILQAQEIAKKVTDALGGAGIFGVEFFITKDEVIFSELSPRPHDTGMVTLISQNLNEFELHLRAILGLPIPHIELLGASASAVILASEKSDSITFTGVAEALSEKDVDIKLFGKPTAHPYRRMGVALAKADNVQEARDKATKAASKIQIISH
- a CDS encoding pentapeptide repeat-containing protein, yielding MINHHTQDLRSNAIHFLEQTPPQRLQILQELGLGRYHFLTKIRLNDANINCVMEFLQNPSQVKFPNLSGADLSGMILNEVNLIRGNLTGANLQGSSLLNADLIFVNFTKADLRKADLRGAALNETIWLDALVDECQMGLGNGLTKQQRKDLQLRGARFNYLADD